Proteins co-encoded in one Spirochaetota bacterium genomic window:
- a CDS encoding cytochrome c3 family protein, whose amino-acid sequence MKKYKYYFTSILIITTAVFTFSVRGVNSEAGRDEGRICYQCHPEVKKAVFSQSAHLPAKKGDCVKCHNPHTSNYDNFLLEEGGNLCFQCHQEKRKEFHTSYMHLPVSKGECVKCHNPHASKNQKLLSTGSNDICFQCHKKEKIFSRKNIHEPLNEGNCLECHNPHASEEEFLLVRNSRAICQDCHSSGDEDLRKAHRDSISDDTNCLGCHNPHSSNHDALGREFSHKPFDDNDCEDCHTSNGNRITMTMNKNGKALCFDCHEEMEKKFQKVYSHLQGYRDNACLECHNPHASDDKGLKRARDEKICYSCHADTKRRVKGNDPMYKYKHPDIERCTSCHNPHGSNYRLLLKSDENASCEVCHETQGKFTHPVGAKVIDPRSKRDVNCVTCHNPMGSEDEYCVRFGRKKKLCIQCHRYR is encoded by the coding sequence ATGAAAAAATATAAATACTATTTTACATCGATATTGATTATTACCACTGCCGTCTTTACATTTTCTGTCAGAGGCGTCAACTCTGAGGCAGGAAGGGATGAAGGTCGGATATGTTATCAATGTCATCCTGAAGTCAAAAAGGCCGTATTTTCTCAATCCGCTCATCTCCCAGCAAAAAAGGGGGATTGTGTAAAATGTCATAATCCACACACATCAAATTATGATAATTTTCTTTTAGAGGAAGGCGGCAATTTATGCTTCCAGTGTCACCAGGAAAAGAGGAAGGAGTTTCATACAAGTTATATGCATCTTCCGGTTAGTAAAGGGGAATGTGTTAAATGCCATAATCCCCATGCTTCAAAGAATCAGAAGCTCTTAAGTACAGGTAGTAATGATATCTGTTTCCAGTGCCATAAAAAGGAGAAGATATTTTCCCGGAAGAATATTCACGAACCACTAAATGAGGGCAACTGCCTGGAATGCCATAACCCGCATGCTTCAGAAGAAGAATTTCTGCTGGTTAGAAACAGCAGAGCGATTTGTCAGGATTGTCATTCCTCCGGTGACGAGGATTTGCGTAAGGCCCATAGGGATTCAATATCTGATGATACTAACTGCCTGGGCTGTCATAATCCTCATTCCTCCAACCACGATGCGCTGGGGAGAGAGTTCTCTCATAAACCCTTTGATGACAATGATTGTGAGGACTGTCACACCTCTAATGGAAACAGGATAACCATGACGATGAATAAAAATGGGAAGGCCCTCTGCTTTGATTGTCATGAGGAGATGGAGAAAAAATTTCAGAAGGTCTATAGTCACCTTCAGGGATATAGAGATAATGCTTGTCTGGAATGTCATAATCCTCACGCCTCTGATGATAAGGGTTTAAAGAGGGCGAGGGATGAGAAGATATGCTACTCCTGTCATGCTGATACTAAAAGGCGTGTGAAGGGAAATGATCCGATGTATAAATATAAACATCCTGACATTGAACGGTGTACAAGTTGTCATAATCCTCATGGAAGCAACTACAGACTGCTCTTGAAGTCTGATGAGAATGCTTCCTGTGAGGTATGCCATGAGACCCAGGGAAAGTTTACTCATCCTGTAGGAGCTAAGGTTATTGACCCACGATCGAAAAGGGATGTTAACTGTGTAACATGTCATAATCCCATGGGATCAGAGGATGAATACTGCGTTAGATTCGGCCGTAAAAAGAAATTATGCATTCAGTGCCATAGATATAGATAG
- a CDS encoding NHL repeat-containing protein, with the protein MKKIRIWFFIGKLKIFFFLILLDMSFIVKGEIYAGETLRFIATIHGDEVSKPFNQPCGFFYDESRKRIYIADTRNNRLVSYDSQFTFLSEFSAEGKLELPTSLVRDRRGRLIVTESKKNQVTLIDIKNKKYDPLDFSKVPTGDPVVPGNLAIDKKNQLYVVDRANKRILVFNESGKYIRGITIKEGLGGFNDVKVGEDGNIYAIDTLKGRVYIFNQEGKLLRKFGERNKGEGKFDFPVSLAVDRRGLVYVIDRHKNRLLVYNQKGDYIEGYSQIGWKEGRFYYPTYIFIDQSQRIFIIDRDNNRIQVYKR; encoded by the coding sequence GTGAAAAAGATAAGGATATGGTTTTTTATAGGTAAATTGAAGATTTTCTTTTTTTTAATACTTCTAGACATGTCTTTTATTGTTAAGGGTGAGATCTATGCCGGGGAGACCTTGAGGTTTATCGCTACAATACATGGCGATGAGGTTTCTAAACCATTCAACCAACCATGTGGTTTTTTTTATGATGAGTCAAGGAAGAGAATTTATATAGCAGATACCAGGAATAACCGTTTGGTGTCCTATGATTCGCAATTTACATTTTTATCTGAATTTAGCGCAGAGGGAAAGCTGGAATTGCCAACGAGTTTGGTAAGGGATAGGAGAGGCAGACTGATAGTAACTGAAAGTAAAAAAAATCAGGTAACCCTAATAGACATTAAGAATAAAAAATACGATCCCCTGGATTTTTCAAAGGTGCCTACAGGTGATCCGGTTGTGCCTGGAAATCTGGCTATTGATAAAAAAAATCAACTTTACGTTGTAGATCGAGCCAATAAAAGGATCCTTGTATTCAATGAGAGTGGCAAATACATTCGAGGGATTACAATCAAAGAGGGCCTTGGTGGTTTTAACGATGTTAAGGTAGGCGAGGATGGCAATATTTATGCTATTGATACCCTAAAGGGTCGGGTTTATATCTTTAATCAGGAGGGAAAACTCCTTAGAAAATTTGGTGAAAGGAATAAAGGGGAAGGAAAGTTTGATTTTCCCGTAAGTTTGGCAGTTGATCGAAGGGGTCTGGTCTATGTGATTGATAGACATAAGAACCGTCTTCTGGTTTATAATCAAAAAGGGGATTATATTGAGGGCTACTCTCAGATTGGTTGGAAGGAGGGTAGATTTTATTATCCTACATATATCTTTATTGATCAATCGCAGCGGATATTTATAATTGATAGGGATAATAATAGAATACAGGTCTACAAAAGATAG
- a CDS encoding ornithine cyclodeaminase family protein (catalyzes the interconversion of alanine and pyruvate) — MKMSTYIIQRSKIEQVFNMNDYLTTVERAFILYGEGKMQMPPKEYLYFDKGDMRCMPVHIPSMKIAGVKNVTVHPNNKDMPVVMATITLIDPDTGYPLAIMDGTHITKMRTGAAGGIAAKYLSREDSEIATFIGTGDQARTQLKALLIARPRISKIIAYDVSKDSMKDFAQMVNNEYGLDAEYTLSVDEAAGKADIITTTTPVRTPIVKAEHIRKGVHINAIGADARGKQELDFEVLTQSRIIIDNWEQSSHSGEINVAVSKEVITQKDIYGDIGEIVTGQKPGRESSDQKTIFDSTGLAIQDITAAFEIYRRIIIDKRDLSKLVKIDLI; from the coding sequence ATGAAGATGTCAACATATATAATTCAGAGATCTAAAATAGAACAGGTATTCAATATGAACGATTACCTCACTACAGTTGAAAGAGCATTTATCCTGTACGGCGAGGGCAAGATGCAGATGCCACCCAAGGAATATCTCTATTTTGATAAAGGGGATATGAGATGTATGCCCGTGCATATCCCTTCCATGAAAATAGCCGGGGTGAAAAATGTGACTGTTCACCCTAATAATAAGGATATGCCTGTTGTGATGGCAACCATAACATTGATAGACCCTGACACTGGTTATCCCCTGGCTATAATGGATGGCACCCATATAACCAAGATGAGAACCGGGGCCGCTGGAGGAATCGCCGCGAAATATCTATCGAGAGAGGATTCTGAAATCGCGACTTTTATAGGTACAGGTGATCAGGCAAGAACACAGTTAAAGGCCCTCCTGATTGCTAGACCCAGGATATCCAAAATAATAGCATATGACGTCTCTAAGGATAGCATGAAAGACTTTGCTCAAATGGTTAACAATGAATACGGGCTAGATGCAGAATATACATTATCAGTTGATGAAGCAGCCGGCAAAGCGGATATAATTACCACCACAACACCAGTTAGAACACCCATAGTAAAAGCTGAACACATTCGAAAGGGTGTCCACATAAACGCAATCGGTGCCGACGCACGAGGCAAGCAGGAATTAGATTTTGAAGTTCTTACTCAATCGAGAATCATAATAGACAACTGGGAACAGTCCTCACATAGTGGAGAGATAAATGTAGCGGTATCAAAAGAGGTTATTACACAGAAGGATATCTATGGTGATATTGGAGAGATTGTGACCGGGCAAAAACCCGGAAGGGAATCTTCAGATCAAAAGACCATCTTCGACTCAACTGGCCTCGCAATTCAAGATATTACTGCTGCATTTGAAATCTATAGAAGGATAATAATCGATAAGAGAGATTTATCAAAATTGGTAAAGATTGATCTTATATAA
- a CDS encoding menaquinone biosynthesis decarboxylase: MAYENIQQFIEKIESIGELHRISALVDPVLEITEISDRVCKMNGPALLFENVKGSHFPLLINAFSGYNRMQLALGCSSFDEIGARLESYIKMQPPKDIKEKIRTLFTLKKMANFIPKRVKRAPCQEIVYNSDVPLLDMLPILKCWPQDGGPFITLPIVITKDPDNGIQNAGMYRMHKYDNTSTGMHWQYNKDGARHYEKYKRRGIRMEVAVALGGSPAVTYASTAPLPPDIDEFLFAGFINSHPVNIVKAKTLDLYVPAESDFILEGFVDPVEERIEGPFGDHTGFYSLADNYPVFHVTSMTCRRDAIYPATVVGKPPMEDCYMAKATERIFLPLIKMIVPEIVDMELPLEGVFHNCALVSIDKRYSGQAKKVINVLWGLGQMSSTKYITVFDKDIELRDYSTVVWKLLNNVDPKRDILISEGPLDALDHSASYPNFGGKMGIDATRKTREEGMGREWPDEIVMDDIIKEIVNRRWKEYGF; encoded by the coding sequence ATGGCATATGAAAACATACAACAATTCATCGAGAAGATTGAATCAATCGGGGAGTTGCATAGAATCTCCGCTTTAGTGGATCCGGTTTTGGAGATTACTGAGATCTCTGATCGAGTGTGTAAAATGAACGGGCCTGCCCTTCTCTTTGAGAATGTGAAGGGATCGCACTTCCCTCTTCTTATCAATGCCTTTAGTGGATATAATAGGATGCAGTTGGCCCTGGGATGCAGTTCCTTTGACGAGATTGGGGCTCGATTGGAATCCTATATAAAGATGCAGCCGCCAAAGGATATAAAAGAAAAGATAAGAACACTCTTTACACTTAAGAAAATGGCAAATTTTATTCCAAAAAGAGTAAAGCGAGCGCCATGTCAGGAGATTGTCTACAACAGTGATGTTCCACTACTTGATATGCTTCCCATTCTCAAATGTTGGCCTCAGGATGGTGGCCCCTTTATTACTCTACCCATAGTGATTACAAAGGATCCAGATAACGGGATTCAGAATGCCGGAATGTATCGCATGCATAAATATGACAACACCTCAACTGGAATGCATTGGCAATACAATAAGGATGGTGCGCGGCATTATGAGAAATATAAGAGGAGGGGTATCCGAATGGAGGTCGCTGTGGCTCTTGGTGGATCCCCTGCAGTGACCTATGCCTCAACTGCGCCGCTGCCGCCTGATATAGATGAATTCTTGTTTGCTGGCTTTATTAACTCACATCCTGTTAATATAGTAAAAGCCAAGACCCTTGATCTATATGTGCCTGCTGAATCTGATTTTATCCTCGAGGGATTTGTTGATCCTGTTGAAGAGAGGATTGAGGGCCCCTTTGGGGATCATACAGGATTCTATTCACTTGCGGATAACTACCCAGTGTTTCATGTTACCAGTATGACATGTAGAAGGGATGCAATCTATCCTGCGACTGTTGTGGGTAAACCTCCCATGGAGGATTGTTACATGGCAAAGGCTACTGAGAGGATATTCCTTCCATTAATAAAGATGATTGTGCCAGAGATAGTTGATATGGAGCTTCCCCTGGAGGGTGTCTTTCACAATTGCGCCTTGGTATCGATTGACAAAAGGTACTCAGGCCAAGCAAAGAAGGTTATCAATGTTTTATGGGGATTAGGACAGATGTCATCAACAAAGTATATTACGGTGTTTGATAAGGACATTGAACTTAGGGATTACAGCACTGTTGTGTGGAAACTCTTGAATAATGTTGATCCCAAGAGGGACATCCTCATATCTGAAGGACCCTTAGACGCCCTTGATCATTCAGCCTCGTATCCCAATTTTGGAGGGAAGATGGGCATAGACGCAACAAGAAAGACCCGTGAGGAAGGAATGGGTCGGGAATGGCCGGATGAGATTGTAATGGATGATATAATAAAAGAGATAGTGAATAGACGATGGAAGGAATATGGATTTTAG
- a CDS encoding UbiA-like polyprenyltransferase translates to MDFSRFSKLILIDQTLYALPFAYIGVLFAGGGSLVIWILVTVALVAARTAGMSFNRVIDARIDAINPRTKDRHIPKGEVKPIQVWMLGITASIVFVGASYMFNPLCFYLSFVAVTMLYTYSYFKRFTSSSHFYLGFIEAAAPIGGYLAVKGEFDLIPLILGFIILCWIAGLDILYAIQDMEFDITERLYSIPAILGVRRALFISAFSYILSFIALIFIGWFTHRNFSFWIAAVGIGGILIYQQRLARHDEISSAIERILAVNRYISPLLFVGVLIESLF, encoded by the coding sequence ATGGATTTTAGTAGGTTCTCTAAACTTATTCTTATAGACCAGACTCTCTATGCTCTTCCCTTTGCCTATATAGGTGTGTTATTCGCAGGTGGGGGATCGCTGGTGATCTGGATTCTAGTCACGGTAGCCCTTGTTGCCGCAAGGACCGCAGGAATGTCATTTAATAGGGTAATTGATGCCAGGATTGATGCCATAAATCCCAGAACTAAAGATCGTCATATACCAAAGGGAGAGGTTAAGCCTATACAGGTTTGGATGTTAGGCATAACAGCATCGATTGTATTTGTTGGCGCATCATACATGTTCAATCCCCTATGTTTTTATCTGTCCTTTGTCGCTGTTACAATGCTCTATACATATTCCTATTTCAAACGTTTTACATCATCTTCACATTTTTATCTTGGGTTCATTGAGGCTGCGGCTCCTATTGGCGGATATCTTGCTGTAAAGGGTGAATTTGACTTGATCCCCTTGATTCTTGGATTTATTATCCTATGCTGGATCGCTGGGCTTGATATCCTTTATGCAATTCAGGATATGGAGTTTGATATTACTGAGAGGCTCTATTCAATACCAGCTATCCTTGGGGTGAGGCGGGCTTTGTTCATTTCAGCGTTCAGCTATATATTATCCTTTATCGCTCTAATATTCATAGGATGGTTCACGCACAGAAATTTTTCATTTTGGATTGCAGCAGTAGGTATTGGGGGAATATTAATCTATCAACAGAGACTTGCTCGGCACGATGAAATTTCTTCCGCTATTGAAAGGATATTAGCGGTTAACAGGTATATCTCCCCATTGCTTTTTGTGGGGGTTCTAATTGAATCACTCTTTTAA
- a CDS encoding UbiX family flavin prenyltransferase codes for MIVTAITGASGSILGIRLIEELLNSGERVVAIVSETAWRIIGCEVSHNKENYTSLKELLMYRGVAQGLDHFHEYDNKDLFSPVASGSTSFEAMVVIPCSMKTLASISHGYADSLISRACDVAIKEKRRCIIVPRETPMSIIHLENMYKAGLAGVDVVPPVPGFYTHPRSIDDVIDFVIGRILNLLGKEHALFKSWGNVGLS; via the coding sequence ATGATAGTAACAGCAATTACAGGTGCTAGCGGATCCATATTGGGAATTAGGCTTATTGAGGAACTCCTCAACTCAGGAGAGAGGGTCGTGGCGATTGTGTCAGAAACTGCTTGGCGAATCATAGGTTGCGAGGTAAGCCATAATAAAGAGAATTACACATCCTTAAAGGAATTATTGATGTATCGCGGTGTAGCGCAAGGATTGGATCACTTTCATGAGTATGATAATAAGGATTTATTTTCACCTGTAGCCAGCGGCTCAACATCCTTTGAGGCTATGGTAGTCATCCCATGCTCCATGAAAACCCTGGCTTCTATATCACATGGTTATGCTGACTCACTAATAAGCAGGGCCTGCGATGTGGCTATAAAGGAGAAGCGAAGATGCATAATCGTTCCAAGGGAGACTCCCATGAGTATTATTCATTTAGAGAATATGTATAAAGCAGGTCTTGCAGGCGTGGACGTTGTGCCGCCAGTGCCAGGATTTTATACACACCCTAGGTCAATTGATGATGTAATAGACTTTGTTATCGGCAGAATTCTAAATCTATTGGGCAAGGAACACGCATTGTTCAAGAGTTGGGGAAACGTTGGTCTCTCCTGA
- a CDS encoding CofH family radical SAM protein, protein MELQNKIKNRELRSIAEKVCQGVPVSDSDAEYMLTTNDILDLGSIANFLRSKLHGNNTYYGVNINLNYTNICQLRCPICAFSRDEDDEDAYCMTLGQIEERIRKALPLGIDEVHIVGGLHPTLTIDYYESMIRRIKSIKPSIFVVAFTAVEYDHFARLNSMSLEEVFKRLIDAGVGALPGGGAEIFSPRVRNVITPKKITGEEWIDVMRTAHKMGIKTNATMLYNHIESVEDIVDHLSRIRSLQEETGGFKTFVPLLYHDRNARMKSNRSTITGFDDIRIYATSRIYLHNVTHLKSLWMYVGDKMAQVLLKFGVDEMGATYNNEKIVHSAGAQTPDYGSESFLRRLIEEARFNPIRSTANYTIN, encoded by the coding sequence GTGGAACTACAAAATAAAATAAAAAATAGAGAGCTTCGAAGCATAGCAGAAAAGGTATGCCAGGGAGTCCCTGTAAGCGATTCAGACGCAGAGTATATGCTCACTACAAATGATATCCTTGATCTCGGTAGCATCGCTAACTTCCTAAGATCAAAATTGCATGGTAATAATACCTATTATGGCGTTAACATCAATTTGAACTACACCAACATCTGTCAACTGCGCTGTCCCATCTGCGCATTCTCCAGGGATGAAGATGACGAGGATGCTTATTGTATGACACTTGGGCAGATCGAGGAAAGGATTCGAAAGGCTCTCCCCCTTGGCATAGATGAGGTTCATATTGTGGGGGGTCTCCATCCTACACTCACTATTGATTACTACGAATCAATGATAAGACGCATAAAGAGCATAAAACCGAGTATTTTTGTAGTGGCCTTTACAGCGGTTGAGTATGATCATTTTGCAAGATTGAACAGTATGTCATTGGAGGAGGTGTTCAAAAGGCTTATTGATGCTGGTGTGGGGGCATTGCCTGGGGGTGGCGCAGAAATCTTTTCGCCTAGAGTGAGAAACGTAATCACGCCAAAAAAGATAACAGGAGAAGAGTGGATAGATGTTATGCGTACAGCCCATAAAATGGGCATTAAAACAAATGCAACTATGCTGTACAATCATATTGAAAGTGTTGAGGATATTGTTGATCATCTCTCGCGGATAAGATCCCTGCAGGAGGAGACAGGTGGCTTCAAAACCTTTGTCCCACTTCTGTATCACGATCGCAATGCCAGAATGAAATCCAATCGATCCACAATCACAGGATTTGATGATATTCGGATTTATGCAACTAGCAGAATTTATCTGCATAATGTGACTCATCTAAAGTCGCTGTGGATGTATGTTGGAGATAAAATGGCTCAAGTGCTTCTGAAATTTGGTGTTGATGAGATGGGCGCAACATATAATAATGAAAAGATCGTGCATTCTGCCGGGGCACAGACACCGGATTATGGCTCAGAGTCATTCCTGCGAAGGCTTATCGAAGAGGCGCGATTCAATCCTATAAGGTCTACAGCAAATTATACAATCAATTGA
- a CDS encoding menaquinone biosynthesis protein: protein MKLGYIDYLNCYPFYHYMFEKENLKGVCVIPGYPNELNRMMHSHELDMSPISAATCADIADEIMLLPQFCLSSAGYVGSVILASKIPIEKLNNKRIGITSASHTSCVMLKALLQNYYRVNPLYFTTDPFPDLKHMDAALIIGNEAMIPHNEPVPYVYDLGELWFQQTGFPIVFAVFSIRERIIERYASDIRSVIQSYHNSLLCLEKEKENVILKAREKYPNVFYNIDEYYSNLQFEFTKDLKRALDFYHSIAGELGLIKKVASLKYLTID from the coding sequence ATGAAACTCGGTTATATTGATTATCTGAATTGTTATCCCTTCTATCACTATATGTTTGAGAAGGAGAATTTAAAGGGGGTATGTGTTATACCGGGGTATCCTAACGAACTCAATCGGATGATGCATTCTCATGAACTCGATATGAGTCCTATTTCCGCGGCAACCTGCGCGGACATTGCAGATGAGATTATGCTGCTTCCGCAGTTCTGCCTAAGTTCAGCAGGATACGTCGGTTCAGTAATACTTGCAAGCAAGATACCCATTGAAAAGCTGAATAACAAGAGAATCGGAATCACCAGCGCATCACATACATCATGTGTGATGTTGAAAGCTTTGTTGCAAAATTATTATAGGGTTAATCCGTTATATTTTACAACCGATCCTTTTCCTGACCTAAAGCATATGGATGCCGCATTGATTATTGGCAATGAGGCTATGATCCCCCATAATGAACCCGTTCCCTATGTATATGATCTGGGTGAGCTCTGGTTTCAACAGACCGGCTTCCCAATAGTCTTTGCAGTATTTTCCATTCGAGAAAGAATTATTGAAAGGTATGCTTCAGACATAAGGTCTGTTATACAATCCTATCACAATTCCCTGCTCTGTCTTGAAAAGGAAAAAGAAAACGTTATTCTCAAGGCAAGAGAAAAGTATCCCAATGTCTTTTATAACATTGATGAGTATTATAGTAATCTACAATTCGAGTTCACTAAGGATTTAAAAAGGGCATTAGATTTTTATCATTCCATAGCCGGGGAGTTGGGATTGATTAAAAAGGTTGCGTCATTAAAATATCTAACAATTGATTAA
- a CDS encoding CofH family radical SAM protein: protein MFEDRESNSLVDRIYRGERISTQEARALFEWGFVELGTAGDMRRRLASPKAEVGFIVDRIINFTNICEAGCEFCAFHAGAKSISAYELTIDNICKKVEGLQILRGTQVMLQGGLHPNYTLDTYLAMVRTIKSSFPDIYLHSFSPAELMHISQKEAITLDEVISALKNAGLDSVPGASDLLVDRIRKRVSPKKLTKDEWCEVMRALCRHGIKSSATMTYGMGECIEERIEHLKVIRDIQDETGIIRAFIPWSFSPVNTCLDNILPATGIEYLQMVSISRIFLDNIKYIQAGWLTEGLKLAQIALAMGANDMGGVLMEEVVVKATGIKTKTNIPELINIIKNAGRVPVQRDSEYNAIRSF, encoded by the coding sequence ATGTTTGAAGATAGGGAAAGCAATAGTCTTGTTGACAGGATATATAGGGGAGAACGAATATCCACCCAGGAAGCCAGAGCGTTATTCGAATGGGGTTTTGTCGAGCTGGGCACAGCTGGGGATATGAGAAGAAGATTGGCATCTCCAAAGGCAGAGGTGGGATTTATTGTTGATCGAATTATCAATTTTACTAATATATGCGAGGCTGGATGTGAATTTTGTGCCTTTCACGCTGGCGCTAAGAGCATTAGCGCTTATGAACTTACAATAGACAATATATGCAAAAAGGTTGAGGGGCTTCAAATATTAAGGGGAACACAGGTTATGCTCCAGGGGGGACTCCATCCTAATTATACATTGGACACCTATCTTGCTATGGTGAGAACCATAAAAAGCAGTTTCCCTGATATCTACCTCCACTCTTTTTCTCCGGCAGAACTGATGCATATCTCCCAAAAGGAAGCTATTACGCTGGATGAGGTTATAAGCGCATTAAAAAACGCAGGCCTTGATTCTGTGCCCGGCGCATCTGATCTTTTAGTAGATAGAATTAGGAAAAGGGTTAGTCCCAAGAAATTAACAAAGGATGAATGGTGCGAGGTTATGCGCGCTCTTTGTCGTCATGGGATTAAGTCGTCAGCAACAATGACCTATGGGATGGGAGAGTGTATTGAGGAGAGGATTGAGCATCTGAAGGTGATACGGGATATTCAGGATGAAACAGGCATCATTCGAGCCTTCATCCCATGGTCGTTTTCTCCTGTCAATACATGCCTTGACAATATCCTGCCAGCGACTGGGATTGAGTATCTCCAAATGGTTTCTATTTCAAGAATATTTCTTGATAACATTAAATATATACAGGCAGGTTGGCTCACAGAGGGATTAAAACTCGCCCAGATCGCTCTAGCAATGGGGGCTAATGATATGGGCGGGGTGCTCATGGAAGAGGTGGTTGTAAAAGCGACAGGCATTAAAACAAAGACAAACATCCCTGAACTCATAAATATAATCAAAAATGCTGGCAGGGTTCCTGTTCAAAGAGATTCTGAATATAATGCTATCAGGAGCTTTTAA
- a CDS encoding ubiquinone/menaquinone biosynthesis methyltransferase, with protein sequence MKSRLGYEINNDNPEDKKRFIRGLFKSIVSTYDIANRVLSFGIDMRWRREMLSYINILHNIRAVDLCCGTGDVTKLFHKRGIEVFPIDFSIDMIRKGVKRRALRDRSIVADVSSLPLKDNSFNLATIAFGVRNIPDLDIFMIEVRRILTKGGKLILLELVRPENIVIRFLYSLYLNIMLPFVGGLMSFKPMAYRYLSRSIATFMSPENLKFMLEKHGFVEICHYFQTFGIAIIIVCQKDQS encoded by the coding sequence ATGAAGAGCAGACTCGGTTATGAGATCAATAATGACAATCCCGAAGACAAAAAAAGGTTTATTAGGGGTTTGTTCAAATCAATAGTATCCACCTACGATATCGCTAATAGGGTGTTATCTTTTGGAATTGATATGCGGTGGCGCAGAGAAATGCTGAGCTACATCAATATTTTGCATAACATTCGGGCTGTTGATCTATGCTGCGGAACGGGGGATGTCACTAAGCTTTTTCATAAAAGGGGTATAGAGGTCTTTCCCATTGATTTCAGCATCGATATGATACGTAAGGGTGTAAAGAGAAGGGCGCTTAGGGATCGTTCAATTGTAGCTGATGTTAGCTCGTTGCCATTAAAGGATAATAGCTTCAATTTAGCAACAATCGCATTTGGTGTTCGCAATATCCCTGATCTGGATATTTTTATGATTGAAGTCAGGCGAATATTAACCAAAGGCGGAAAGCTTATATTATTGGAGCTTGTTCGACCTGAAAATATCGTTATTAGATTTTTGTATTCGCTATACCTTAATATAATGTTGCCATTTGTAGGAGGGCTAATGTCCTTTAAACCAATGGCCTACCGATATCTATCAAGGAGCATTGCCACCTTTATGTCCCCTGAAAATCTAAAGTTCATGCTGGAAAAACACGGTTTTGTCGAAATCTGTCATTATTTTCAAACCTTCGGTATTGCTATCATTATTGTCTGCCAAAAGGATCAGTCATGA
- a CDS encoding 1,4-dihydroxy-6-naphthoate synthase — protein MTTLDIAFSPCPNDTFVFHAMLHGLINTEPFHFTPYVHDVEDLNMKAFSCDFRITKLSFYAYLQLSEKYELLDSGAALGYGCGPLLVARSSNIPISKATIAIPGRYTTAYLLLKIVYPDVSNIQVARFDEILPGVQSGRFDAGLIIHEGRFVYQDYNCVKIIDLGEWWEEETGMPIPLGCIAIRRDQTTLQYKRDIESILVKSIQFAEQNRNASRDFIKSYAQELEDHVIDEHINLYVNEYTLSLGDIGERSIHMLKQMAQERRLLTIQRDI, from the coding sequence ATGACCACGCTGGATATCGCTTTCTCTCCATGTCCCAATGACACCTTTGTGTTTCATGCAATGCTTCATGGCTTGATCAATACTGAACCATTTCATTTCACCCCATACGTTCATGATGTTGAGGATTTGAATATGAAGGCCTTTTCGTGTGATTTTCGTATTACAAAGCTTTCATTCTATGCCTATCTTCAATTGAGTGAGAAATACGAACTCCTCGATTCAGGGGCAGCGTTGGGTTATGGGTGTGGACCCTTGTTGGTCGCAAGGTCGTCAAACATTCCAATTTCCAAAGCTACGATAGCCATTCCTGGAAGATACACCACAGCGTATCTTCTCTTGAAAATCGTCTATCCAGATGTTTCTAATATTCAGGTAGCCCGATTCGATGAGATACTTCCAGGTGTGCAGTCTGGGAGATTTGATGCTGGCCTTATCATACATGAAGGCCGATTCGTTTATCAGGATTACAATTGTGTGAAGATTATAGACCTCGGTGAATGGTGGGAAGAGGAGACAGGGATGCCTATCCCTCTGGGATGTATTGCAATTAGAAGGGATCAAACCACACTTCAATATAAAAGGGATATTGAATCAATTCTTGTAAAATCTATTCAATTTGCGGAGCAAAATAGAAACGCGTCACGGGATTTCATTAAATCATATGCACAGGAGCTGGAAGATCATGTTATAGATGAACATATCAATCTATATGTGAATGAGTATACGCTTTCTTTAGGTGATATTGGCGAAAGATCAATACATATGCTCAAACAAATGGCGCAAGAAAGGAGACTATTGACTATTCAGCGGGATATTTGA